The following proteins are co-located in the Flectobacillus major DSM 103 genome:
- a CDS encoding LytR/AlgR family response regulator transcription factor — translation MNKRYSTIVIDDEAPARLGLLNLLKEFPETFDVIDTAQNGTEAQQKIEAFNPDIIFLDIEMPGCTGFELLARLKTIPMVVFCTAYDQYSLEAFETNSIDYLVKPVKLERIGKTVQKLKNFHIKSSSDEFLKVLKEITNRKEHKKMTSITVKKNDKIIFIKLDDVSYFEADSNYTSIHSAMGTFLSTETIASLENKLPDNFLRIHRGIILNKNYIKEAQKYFNSKYIISLNDAKNSNLTSGRSYSESIKTNLGFF, via the coding sequence ATGAATAAGAGGTATTCCACTATTGTTATTGACGATGAAGCACCAGCCAGATTAGGGTTGCTTAATTTACTAAAAGAATTTCCCGAAACGTTTGATGTTATTGACACCGCTCAAAACGGAACGGAGGCACAGCAAAAAATTGAAGCATTCAATCCTGATATTATTTTTTTAGATATTGAAATGCCTGGTTGTACTGGTTTTGAATTATTGGCACGGTTAAAAACTATACCGATGGTTGTTTTTTGTACGGCTTACGACCAGTATTCTTTAGAGGCTTTTGAAACCAATAGTATCGATTATTTGGTTAAACCCGTTAAATTAGAACGTATTGGGAAGACCGTTCAGAAATTAAAAAATTTTCATATTAAAAGTTCTTCCGATGAGTTTCTAAAAGTTTTAAAAGAGATTACCAATAGAAAAGAGCATAAAAAAATGACTTCTATTACGGTTAAAAAAAACGATAAAATCATTTTTATAAAACTAGATGATGTATCCTATTTTGAAGCGGATAGTAATTATACAAGCATCCATTCAGCAATGGGGACGTTTTTAAGTACAGAAACGATTGCAAGCTTAGAAAACAAATTGCCCGATAATTTTTTACGGATTCACAGAGGAATAATTCTTAACAAAAATTATATCAAAGAAGCCCAGAAATATTTCAACAGTAAATACATCATCTCGCTGAATGATGCTAAAAATTCAAACCTTACCTCTGGAAGAAGTTATTCAGAAAGTATAAAAACGAATCTAGGATTTTTTTGA
- a CDS encoding sensor histidine kinase produces MKKLRYLLVFLIWGTTCFSQDSEKLPAKPWEEIVEINYNFPKITKWETNIYVSLVGKYTKEDSIIIGNVLRKLDALTETISIQFSKSEKSNFKINVLNTVVKDGNNYTTGIFGPQKPRQGYTSCELYIYRIEDITTDLEIKKSWESRIAKMLVGGNFAYPPIEEKRNSIFNPVYIQSNHTVPLNDEDIAIIREVYKKGFEERLVKAENQFKDIILKKIDNAKIESRDTSLWWVKNPVAIIFLPTLIFVLLGLFFIHRIYQLVSVKIKKDWLLFSILTIIALLLSDIIIVFFISFYNFLTIPDDYQKVPIIRYDTIRSTTLSLAILFPFLYLFRFIELKIQKTVKNLLAKTGLIFLSTGFLPFGCLLIFFFILKNTLNYQQDYLGLSQVFLFLMAIASLRALIGYFIFKERNLIIENETKLANLRELKAKAELKSLQSQINPHFLYNSLNSIASLAPVDAQKTQKMAHSLSDLFKYSINRKDKKTSTVHDEVEMVKAYLDIEKIRFGERLQFTVTVDNDLENHKIPLFLIQPLVENAVKHGISRNEGIGKIELQIVKEQNEMKISVTDNGPDFPEGLLSGHGLQTVFDLLRLTYGDNATLNWTNTPQKMIIITIPETL; encoded by the coding sequence ATGAAAAAATTACGCTACTTATTAGTCTTTCTTATTTGGGGAACAACTTGTTTTTCTCAAGACTCAGAAAAACTTCCTGCAAAACCTTGGGAGGAGATTGTCGAAATAAATTATAATTTTCCGAAAATAACCAAATGGGAAACCAATATTTATGTTAGTTTAGTAGGAAAATACACAAAAGAAGATTCGATAATCATCGGTAATGTTTTGAGAAAATTAGATGCGTTAACAGAAACAATTTCAATTCAATTTTCAAAATCAGAGAAATCAAATTTTAAAATTAATGTTTTAAATACTGTTGTCAAAGATGGCAATAATTATACAACTGGTATTTTTGGGCCTCAAAAACCAAGACAAGGATATACAAGCTGCGAGCTTTATATTTATAGAATTGAGGATATAACGACGGATTTAGAAATTAAAAAATCTTGGGAATCCCGAATAGCCAAAATGTTGGTCGGAGGTAATTTCGCTTATCCACCGATAGAAGAAAAAAGGAATAGTATTTTTAATCCAGTATATATACAGTCAAACCACACTGTTCCCTTAAATGATGAAGACATAGCAATTATTAGAGAAGTTTATAAAAAAGGCTTTGAAGAAAGACTGGTAAAAGCAGAAAATCAATTTAAAGATATCATCTTAAAAAAGATTGATAATGCTAAAATCGAAAGTAGAGATACTTCTTTGTGGTGGGTAAAAAATCCCGTGGCTATTATATTTTTACCTACACTGATTTTTGTATTATTAGGTCTGTTTTTTATTCATAGAATTTATCAATTGGTAAGCGTTAAAATTAAGAAAGACTGGCTTCTGTTCAGTATTCTAACCATAATAGCATTGCTATTATCAGACATAATAATCGTATTCTTTATTTCTTTTTATAATTTTTTAACGATACCTGATGATTATCAAAAAGTCCCTATCATTAGATATGACACTATCAGATCAACTACTCTATCGCTGGCAATTTTATTTCCGTTTCTCTATTTGTTTCGTTTTATTGAGTTGAAAATTCAAAAAACAGTAAAAAACTTATTGGCAAAGACTGGATTAATCTTTTTATCAACGGGATTTTTGCCTTTTGGATGTTTGTTGATTTTCTTTTTTATCTTGAAAAACACACTCAATTACCAGCAAGATTATTTAGGTTTATCTCAAGTATTTTTATTCTTAATGGCAATTGCCTCACTCAGAGCATTAATAGGCTACTTTATCTTTAAGGAAAGAAACTTAATCATAGAAAATGAAACAAAGCTTGCCAATTTGAGAGAACTAAAAGCGAAAGCCGAATTAAAATCGTTACAATCTCAAATCAATCCTCATTTCTTGTATAATTCTTTAAACTCCATTGCCAGTTTAGCACCTGTAGATGCTCAGAAAACCCAAAAAATGGCTCATTCATTATCGGATTTGTTTAAATATTCTATCAATCGAAAAGATAAAAAAACAAGTACCGTTCATGATGAAGTGGAAATGGTAAAAGCGTATTTAGACATCGAGAAAATTCGTTTTGGTGAGCGTTTGCAATTTACGGTAACGGTAGATAATGATTTAGAAAACCATAAAATTCCCTTATTTTTAATTCAGCCTTTGGTAGAAAATGCCGTGAAACATGGGATTTCAAGAAATGAAGGCATTGGTAAAATTGAATTACAAATTGTGAAAGAACAAAATGAGATGAAGATTTCGGTAACTGATAATGGCCCTGATTTTCCTGAAGGTTTATTAAGTGGTCATGGCTTACAAACGGTTTTTGATTTGTTGCGACTAACCTATGGAGACAATGCCACTTTAAATTGGACAAATACGCCGCAAAAAATGATTATTATTACGATTCCAGAAACTTTGTAA